A DNA window from Ensifer sp. WSM1721 contains the following coding sequences:
- a CDS encoding acetyl/propionyl/methylcrotonyl-CoA carboxylase subunit alpha: protein MFNKILIANRGEIACRVIRTAKKLGVPTVAVYSDADRDAMHVRMADEAVHIGPSPSSQSYIVIDKILDAVRNTGADAVHPGYGFLSENAAFAKALEKEGVTFIGPPVKAIEAMGDKITSKKLAAKAGVSTVPGHMGLIEDADEAVRIASSIGFPVMIKASAGGGGKGMRIAWNEREAREGFQSSKNEAKSSFGDDRIFIEKFVTEPRHIEIQVLGDKHGNVLYLGERECSIQRRNQKVIEEAPSPFLDEKTRRAMGEQAVALAKAVGYHSAGTVEFIVDAKRNFYFLEMNTRLQVEHPVTELVTGLDLVEQMIRVAAGEKLSFGQKDVKLDGWAIESRLYAEDPYRNFLPSIGRLTRYRPPEEGRQQDGTVIRNDTGVFEGGEISMYYDPMIAKLCTWGPDRTTAVEAMADALDAFEVEGIGHNLPFLSAVMQQERFREGRLTTAYIAEEFADGFRNVEPDEVSARKLAAVAGIINQALQERASRISGTIGNHRRIVGHEWVARLGEREFELTVEASADGTYIRFAGGGTISAATDWVPGRTLATFNIDNHQMAVKVDLVGTGIRLRWRGIDVMARVRNPRVAELARLMPKKSPPDTSKMLLCPMPGVVTSIAVKAGDTVEAGQAIAVVEAMKMENILRAERRATVKRVAINAGASLAVDELIMEFE from the coding sequence ATGTTCAATAAAATCCTCATCGCCAATCGCGGCGAGATCGCCTGCCGCGTGATCCGCACCGCCAAGAAGCTCGGAGTTCCGACCGTCGCCGTCTATTCGGATGCCGACCGCGACGCCATGCATGTGCGCATGGCGGACGAGGCCGTCCATATCGGCCCCTCGCCCTCCAGCCAGTCCTATATCGTCATCGACAAGATCCTTGATGCGGTGCGCAATACCGGCGCGGATGCCGTCCATCCGGGCTATGGCTTCCTTTCCGAAAACGCCGCCTTCGCCAAGGCGCTGGAGAAGGAGGGCGTCACCTTCATCGGCCCGCCGGTCAAGGCAATCGAGGCGATGGGCGACAAGATCACCTCGAAGAAGCTGGCAGCGAAAGCCGGCGTCTCCACCGTTCCCGGCCATATGGGCCTGATCGAGGACGCCGACGAGGCGGTGCGGATTGCCTCCTCGATCGGCTTCCCCGTGATGATCAAGGCGTCGGCCGGCGGCGGCGGCAAGGGCATGCGGATTGCCTGGAACGAGCGCGAGGCGCGCGAGGGCTTCCAGTCGTCGAAGAACGAGGCGAAGAGCTCCTTCGGCGACGACCGCATCTTCATCGAGAAATTCGTGACCGAGCCGCGCCATATCGAGATTCAGGTGCTCGGCGACAAGCATGGCAATGTCCTCTATCTCGGCGAGCGGGAATGCTCGATCCAGCGGCGGAACCAGAAGGTCATCGAGGAGGCGCCCTCACCCTTCCTCGACGAGAAGACGCGCCGTGCCATGGGGGAGCAGGCGGTGGCACTTGCCAAGGCCGTCGGCTATCACTCGGCCGGCACGGTCGAATTCATCGTCGACGCGAAGCGCAATTTCTACTTCCTCGAAATGAACACCCGGCTGCAGGTAGAGCATCCGGTGACGGAGCTCGTCACCGGCCTCGATCTGGTCGAACAGATGATCCGCGTCGCCGCCGGCGAGAAACTCTCTTTCGGCCAGAAGGACGTGAAGCTCGACGGCTGGGCGATCGAAAGCCGGCTCTACGCCGAAGACCCCTACCGCAATTTCCTGCCGTCGATCGGCCGGCTGACGCGCTACCGGCCGCCGGAGGAAGGACGTCAGCAGGATGGCACCGTCATCCGCAACGACACCGGCGTCTTCGAAGGCGGCGAGATCTCGATGTACTACGATCCGATGATCGCCAAACTCTGCACCTGGGGGCCGGACCGGACGACGGCGGTCGAGGCGATGGCGGATGCGCTCGACGCTTTCGAGGTCGAGGGCATCGGCCACAACCTGCCCTTCCTTTCCGCCGTAATGCAGCAGGAGCGTTTCCGCGAGGGGCGGCTAACCACCGCCTATATCGCGGAGGAATTTGCCGACGGCTTCCGCAACGTGGAACCGGATGAGGTATCGGCGAGAAAGCTCGCCGCAGTGGCGGGGATCATCAACCAGGCGCTACAGGAACGCGCCAGCCGGATCTCCGGTACGATCGGCAACCATCGCCGCATTGTCGGCCACGAATGGGTGGCCCGCCTCGGCGAACGCGAATTCGAGCTGACGGTCGAAGCCTCGGCCGATGGCACCTACATCCGTTTCGCGGGCGGCGGCACCATTTCGGCCGCGACCGATTGGGTGCCGGGCCGCACGCTCGCCACCTTCAACATCGACAATCATCAAATGGCCGTGAAGGTCGATCTCGTCGGAACCGGAATCCGGCTGCGCTGGCGCGGGATCGACGTCATGGCGCGGGTGAGAAACCCGCGGGTCGCCGAGCTCGCCCGGCTGATGCCGAAGAAATCGCCGCCGGACACGTCGAAGATGCTGCTTTGCCCGATGCCGGGCGTCGTTACCTCGATCGCGGTCAAGGCGGGCGACACCGTCGAGGCAGGACAGGCGATCGCCGTCGTCGAGGCAATGAAGATGGAAAACATCCTAAGGGCGGAAAGGCGCGCGACGGTGAAACGCGTGGCGATCAATGCCGGCGCGAGCCTCGCGGTGGATGAACTGATCATGGAGTTCGAGTGA